AGATTTTCACATGGAGTATACATAATAAGCACAAATGCACTATATATTGGATGTAGTATGGAAGTGCAACAAGACAGTTACTACTCCCTAAATATTTATTCCGCTGTTTCCTTGTCCATTTCTATCAACTCTTCAATGTTCTTTACGTGAAGAACCAAAATGTTCATCTCGCCAACTACTAAGCTTCGAGAAGGCACTCCAAGGGATTTGTAGATCCCCCTCAAAGCTCCTGAATGGGACGTGATACTGATATCTGCGGAGAAGGTATAATGTTATTAAAAACGATCAACCAACAACCATCTTGTACGTACAGGTGGAATCCTCGCTCATATCCAAGACTTGCGCGATCCCTGCCCCACGTCGAGCCACGAGCTCTTCCTCAGTCTCCCGACCTCTAACTTCACCTGGCTGCCACAGctcatcttcttccgtTGTTTCTGGGGTATATGTGAATGAAGGGAAATCCCGCTGTAGCTCAGAGAGAGAAGATCGTTTATCACATTCGTGGACGTGCAGATGCTCGCGCAGGTTCTGGCAATGAATGCGAGTCAGGCACCAACACTCTTAGATAAACATGTCAAAGGATATAATTCACCTCAATGACTGTAGCTGGTACTCCATGACCTTTACCTTTGCCTTTACTCTCTTCGAATAGCCAGCCCCATTCAATCCCGCAAGTCTCTCCTGCGCGCTTCATCGGACTCACATACCACGTACTGGGTAGAGGCATACCTCTCTTCGCCTCCCTTTGCAATGCGTAGCCGAGAGCGGCTGCTTGGGAACGGCCAAGGTCTGTCAAGTCTGGGTCAAGAATGGGATAAAGGATCTGGCCCTATTAGTAGGGGAGTAAAGGTGTTACCCAAAGTTTGAAAACAACATACTTGAGCTGATGGCCATTTGCTTTTGCGGATAAGATGACAGCATGAACGTACTATTTCATCCGGTATTTGGTATCTTTCTTTGATGGCGTTGTGCTCAGCTTGAAGAAATGGTCAGCCATATAGAGCTCAATACGTTATTTACTTTAAGTCCAAGAGGCTACCTTGACCATGCCTAGCAGCAAAAATAACCTTGATGACCTCTCCTTCCCGACATTGCTGCTGTAATTCTACACCATTATGAGCTTCTACACTGTCTAACACCCACTACGTAAAATTGTATATGAACACTGACCGACTATGCGTTTCTTGAACTCTGCCCAATCGCCCGGTGGAGGCTGGAGGCCAAAAGGGCCTTGGATCTGGAATATCAAATAGTTAGTGGATAAATAGATGTATGCAGAAATGAGAAAGTTCATTAGTAGGATTAAGTTAGCACTTACGTCTTCATTCCAATCAGATACCTTGAAGAATTCCTTGATATGTGTGTAGATGTATTTCATGATGGACGAAATAAGTACGACGCAAGCAAAAAGTAACGTTAAACGGCGGAGAATAGCGTCGTCGTGCTACATAACAAATAATAAACAACAGCGCAAACGAAACGAGAGATAAATGATGAAATATTATAATTCATCTAAGTAGAGTGTATCTTGATGTATTCCACGGGCCACCCTGATGAGCGGAGAGGGAAGCGACATCGCCTACGAGCCCACCATTCACGGCCGCTGACTAACTTCAAACGGGTCGATAGGCTACCACCATCATAAAAAATAAACCACAAAAAAGGAAGTGGACATCATgcgagaagatgagagaaaaaaggagGGCCAGGTTGCTGTTGACGTTGTATTCGAGACAAGCTAGGCCAGAAAATTAGCATAATGAGAGAGGTAAGAAAAAAGGAGGGACAAGCAAGTGTCATTTGGATTACTGAACGAAACTACCTCCGTCCGTCCATTCCGTGAATGAGTGTAGCTACTGTGGCCGCGACTGCTCTAAGTATTTCAACAAATGAGATTATTATTCGAACACCAATAAAAAGCAGCCTCTGATGTTGATCAAGAAAAAAGAGTAGTTTTACAATGCGTACAGTAAAAGACTGTGAAAGTAATGCAGATACAACATCTATCACCATAGCAACAGCAATA
This DNA window, taken from Cryptococcus gattii WM276 chromosome C, complete sequence, encodes the following:
- a CDS encoding uncharacterized protein (Similar to SGTC gene model, INSD accession EAL22189.1), giving the protein MKYIYTHIKEFFKVSDWNEDIQGPFGLQPPPGDWAEFKKRIVELQQQCREGEVIKVIFAARHGQAEHNAIKERYQIPDEIVRSCCHLIRKSKWPSAQGQILYPILDPDLTDLGRSQAAALGYALQREAKRGMPLPSTWYVSPMKRAGETCGIEWGWLFEESKGKGKGHGVPATVIENLREHLHVHECDKRSSLSELQRDFPSFTYTPETTEEDELWQPGEVRGRETEEELVARRGAGIAQVLDMSEDSTYISITSHSGALRGIYKSLGVPSRSLVVGEMNILVLHVKNIEELIEMDKETAE